From Solanum lycopersicum chromosome 4, SLM_r2.1:
TATAAAATGTACAGCTGAAGACTTACCACTGTTGCTGTTGCTATCATTGAGTAGTCAGCCCATCTCATATAGCGCCTTATTTTGCCTCTCGAAGCATGGTACAAACTGGAGATAATTCCAACTCCAATCAATGAATTGGCATAAAGTTTGCAATGAAGATTTTTCCTgcagccaaaaaaaaaaaattaaaaattctgtGTGCAATCAAACATGGTCATCATAGAGCAGCTCTAGCAAAATATATTTCTGACCTCGGAGCCTGAAGTCCAAGAGCAATAAAAGGAAGAGAAGTGATCACATTCGCAATAGTTTCAGCAACAGTACGATCACctaaaagaaaacaattaaaaGATTAGAAACATGGTAGAGGCAGTATTATACGCTAACAGTTCATAAAGTGATTGTTCTTTGTAGGTTTACCATGGCAACTGCAACGGATGGGCCTGAGGCAACCAGGCCTTTGCTGCCAAACTCTCCTGGTGAACAAGATAACATGATGAGTCAAATTCTTGTCAACCCTAATCCTAACTTTAGGGTCAGAATTGACAATTCAATCATCTGTGTTGCTTATAGAAGATAGAAAAGCACTTCCAGACAAATGATCAGAGGTCAACCAAGATAACCTCATTTTCACTTACTGCACTATTAGGTGGTGTCTTGTTCCAACAGGAAAACTTGCATGGCTCCGTCTATGTAAGCCTCCATGTTGTTTTATCTCTTCCAATGCAAATGGTGAATGAGGCACCACTTGCACTCCATGCACACCCTCCAAGGCTGTCTTAGGATTCACTGGACTCTGGGTACCCATCTGCAATTGGGCAATCAGTCAATTGAATATGACTGACTGCCAGCATTAATATGCAGATACCGATATTGACCAGTTATGGTTGTAATCCAAccacttcttttattttctgtAACAAGGAAAGGAATCATTAGTCATTTCATGTTTTCAAGTGATGAAGAATACATAGCATAGATTTTTTAAGCTAATCAAATGCTCCATGGATCAGAAATATATCCAAGGTTTCATCAAACCGACAATCACTGCTTCACGCAGCTgttatttacaaaatcattgAGTAATTTGCATTTATGCTCTAAATATATGCACCTTCTTTGGTTTCCATTTCCAAAATTTACCCCCTGACTTGTTCATTTCTTTGAGAAATTTCATATTGTGAGGGGGAAATTAGGAGCTCAACCAttaattgtcaaaaaaaattaggagCTCGACTGTTTCCAGGTTTATGACCTGTACAACTGATATAGGCTGTGTTATCTTATAGGGGAATTGGTTGTCTCTGCACTGTGGAGTAGGTACCAGAAATTAATGAAACTATATGATATCGATGTTTTAGATGTTAGATTATTGAGTATTGTGTCTTCCATTGTCGAACCACATCCAATGTTcaaagatcttgatttttgaatgATCTGGGATCTGGATTAAACTTCAGTAGATAAACTAATATCATTTTAGCTATTTTCCGTCTCAATAGGATCCATTACACATTGCAACCCCATAAATAGCAGTAGAATCTCATCATGTCAATGATATACCTAAAGTCCAGATATGACAATAAGAACTCAGTTATTGATCaaagatcaaaattttccaAAGTCACTAATCGAATCTTCCTAATCAAGACCTGAGCCTTTCAAGGTAATCCATTCCCTTGTCTATGTCATGGTTTTATAATATCCATACAAAGATTACTTTTTTCAAACAATTATAGTGTCTAGACCAACTTGCATGCGCGAGTTCCTACTATCTATCACCAACAAAGGTACCCGGTAACTCTGTCCATCAACGCACTTACATAAATGGGaaaagatctttttttttcctttttacttACAATTCAAGCTTATCCCATAAACTTCAACATTACAATTAACTCACGTATCTTTACTGATTTAATAATTAAGAACCAAGTTATCAGATCAATTTCCTATGAAGCTAAACCcttattcttcaaattaaaaaaaaaaatcaattaggcatatacatacacacaccccacccccacccctaaACTATATCCCCAAATTCCAAGCAAAACCCATTCCATTTCTGATCAAATCCCTCAAATCAGAGCATAAAAGCTTCATCAATGGATCCTTAAAAATTCATCCATGCAATACCCAATACATTAAACTTTCTAGCTAGCAGCTCAAATtagatttagaaaaaaaaacaattaggaTCATATAGGGGCAACTGAAGCATGAaactcaaccaaaaaaaaatccaatttttttattataaaaacattattattagttatatgggtcaattttaaatttggaaaaaatggAATCTTGAAATTGAAATGAGCAAAACAGTGAAATAGAAAGAACCTGTGAGATCGGTATGTGGCAATGCGCTAAAGAAGGAGATTTTTGTGAGCAAAGAGATGGAGAAAAAAGGGGTATTTATTTTAGGGAGAAAAAAATGGcataaaattataagattatGCGAATTTACGAATCTTTTTTTTGCAACTTTGCGCATATTCGGGTTAGGCTACTCAAGGTCCAAATATGATATAACGTATTTAACCCCGATTTAAgaattttctattatatattgataaaaaaaatatctcgaTATATCTATTTTGTTATCGGATAAGAAAGTAGAGTGAAATGAGGAATGAGACAAGCGTATTTGTTATTTATCGTGAATTACACTAGATACATGAGTGTAAGTTGTATGTCTTTGGAATACCAGATAAATAAGAGAGTGGCGAGGGAGGCGTAACGCGAGTAAGATTTTCCATATATCCATATTTCACttaaatataatgtattttgaATAAATCACACTTAATTTGATCTCGTGTATTTTGAAATACATAGATCTGAAACccaattaaaaatgtattaatattACAAATTAGAATATatctaaagtaattaattattaaactaatgaaaattatgtaaatttctctaaaatatattattaccgGCTAGACttatttaaaagtgaattaaataTACATCAATAACTCATGAGT
This genomic window contains:
- the LOC101256475 gene encoding uncharacterized protein, which gives rise to MGTQSPVNPKTALEGVHGVQVVPHSPFALEEIKQHGGLHRRSHASFPVGTRHHLIVQRVWQQRPGCLRPIRCSCHGDRTVAETIANVITSLPFIALGLQAPRKNLHCKLYANSLIGVGIISSLYHASRGKIRRYMRWADYSMIATATVCLSRALRNENPKLLMAASAVLLPIQPLMVSAVHTGMMEVAFAKRALQDPDLRMSHNVHKMSSLLGGALFIADDVFPETPFLHAGWHLAAAVGVSTCNKLLE